One part of the Parabacteroides sp. FAFU027 genome encodes these proteins:
- the pulA gene encoding type I pullulanase, with protein MRNYILETVLVFLLIFVTVSIWAKSLPDEFTPALSHHSELNYSSLGSIFTLWAPTAAKVKINLYNNDTDLRPIQTIFMKKGLQGMWTAMEKGDLKGKYYTFQIQHKGKWLKETPGIWAKAVGVNGIRAAVIDLKSTDPEGWTNDVRPSLTHHTDIVIYEMHHRDFSVAPNSGIQHKGKFLALTENGTKNAEGLSTGIDHLKELGITHVHLLPSYDFGSIDETRLSDNRYNWGYDPKNYNVPEGSYSTHPADPATRIREFKQMVQALHRNGIRVILDVVYNHTFVTDESNFTLTAPGYFYRKNKDGSYSNASGCGNETASEQPMMRQFMIESVKYWAKEYHVDGFRFDLMGIHDIETMNQIRKELDKIDPTIYMYGEGWTAGASPLDESLRAVKKNGLQFPRIAVFSDDLRDAIKGSWNDAKAPGFVGGTSGLEESLKFGITGATQHPQVNYSHVNYSQAPYANNPDEVINYVSCHDDMCLNDKLRESSPFNTKADQIKRQNKLAQTIVFTSQGVPFILSGEELFRTKKGIHNSFQSPDSINEIDWHWKTIHHDLFDYYRNLILLRKQHPAFRMNTQADVASHLRFLDINQKCVVGFILADHANGDEWKDILVIHNGNRQPVEVSVPDGEWMAVVKDGQINLSGLGNIENSRITIAPVSSLIAFRK; from the coding sequence ATGAGAAACTATATCCTTGAAACCGTTTTGGTTTTTCTGCTCATCTTTGTCACCGTTTCTATCTGGGCAAAATCTCTTCCGGACGAATTTACTCCGGCATTATCCCATCATTCGGAGCTGAACTACTCTTCCCTTGGATCAATATTTACCCTTTGGGCTCCGACTGCCGCTAAAGTGAAAATAAATCTCTACAACAACGATACCGATCTTCGTCCAATTCAGACCATTTTCATGAAAAAAGGGCTGCAGGGGATGTGGACTGCTATGGAAAAAGGGGATTTGAAAGGCAAATACTATACTTTCCAGATTCAACATAAAGGGAAATGGCTGAAAGAGACTCCCGGTATATGGGCAAAAGCGGTGGGTGTCAACGGCATCCGGGCCGCTGTCATAGACCTCAAAAGCACTGATCCCGAAGGTTGGACAAATGATGTCCGTCCATCTCTGACACACCATACAGACATCGTAATCTATGAGATGCACCACCGGGACTTCTCGGTTGCACCCAATTCGGGCATTCAGCATAAAGGTAAGTTTCTGGCTTTAACCGAAAACGGAACAAAGAATGCGGAAGGTCTCTCTACCGGAATCGATCACCTGAAAGAGCTGGGAATAACCCATGTGCATCTGCTTCCGTCTTATGATTTTGGGTCGATAGATGAGACCCGCCTGAGCGATAACCGTTACAACTGGGGCTATGATCCCAAAAACTACAATGTGCCGGAAGGTTCCTACTCGACTCATCCCGCTGATCCTGCGACACGTATCCGTGAGTTTAAGCAAATGGTACAGGCTCTTCACCGGAATGGGATCCGGGTGATCCTGGATGTGGTCTATAACCATACTTTCGTGACTGATGAATCCAATTTTACACTGACTGCACCGGGCTACTTTTACCGGAAAAACAAAGACGGCAGTTATTCCAATGCCTCCGGATGTGGCAATGAGACGGCTTCCGAACAGCCGATGATGCGCCAGTTTATGATCGAATCGGTGAAGTATTGGGCAAAGGAGTATCATGTGGATGGTTTCCGCTTCGACTTGATGGGCATTCATGATATCGAAACAATGAACCAAATCCGCAAAGAGCTGGATAAAATTGATCCGACCATCTACATGTATGGAGAGGGATGGACTGCCGGAGCTTCTCCGCTGGATGAGTCTTTGCGTGCAGTGAAGAAGAATGGCTTGCAGTTTCCGCGCATCGCCGTCTTCAGTGATGACTTACGTGATGCCATAAAAGGCAGTTGGAACGATGCTAAGGCTCCCGGTTTTGTGGGCGGGACATCCGGACTGGAAGAGAGTCTGAAGTTTGGGATCACGGGGGCTACGCAACATCCGCAGGTGAATTACTCTCACGTCAACTATTCCCAAGCCCCTTATGCCAATAATCCCGATGAGGTTATCAACTACGTCTCCTGTCACGACGATATGTGCCTGAACGATAAACTGCGGGAATCCTCGCCGTTTAATACAAAGGCTGATCAGATCAAACGGCAAAATAAACTGGCACAAACGATTGTATTTACGTCGCAGGGCGTGCCGTTTATCTTGTCGGGCGAAGAGCTGTTCCGCACCAAAAAAGGGATTCACAATTCATTCCAGTCTCCCGATTCCATCAATGAGATTGACTGGCACTGGAAGACCATTCACCACGATCTGTTTGACTATTACCGGAATCTGATCCTGTTGCGCAAGCAGCATCCCGCCTTCCGGATGAATACGCAGGCGGATGTGGCAAGCCATCTTCGTTTTCTCGATATTAATCAAAAATGTGTGGTCGGATTTATACTTGCCGATCATGCCAATGGGGATGAATGGAAAGATATTCTGGTGATTCACAACGGAAACAGACAGCCGGTTGAGGTTTCTGTTCCTGACGGGGAGTGGATGGCTGTAGTAAAGGATGGCCAGATTAATCTGTCGGGGTTGGGCAATATCGAAAATAGCCGGATTACCATTGCCCCGGTTTCATCATTGATCGCTTTTCGAAAATAA